The Cloacibacterium caeni region TTTCATAGCTCAAAGCAATAGAATCTTGAGCGAAAAAAGGATAAGACGTGAAAAGAAAAATAAGCAATAAAATTTTATTTTTTCTCATTCTTTTGGGTGTTTACTTGATAATAATCTGGCGGAAAACCATTGATATTTCTCCATATTTCGTACCAAATCGGCACATCATTCAGAATGGCAATTCCACTGGCTCCTGTTCCAATTTTCATGTTGGGTGGCCATCTTTTTTGAGTTTTATCTTCGGCAACAATCGCTTTAAACAAACCGTTTTCACTGATGGAATTTTCTACGGCAATAATTTTACCAGAAAAAGTTCCGTAGCTAGAATTAGGCCAACCTGAGAAAACAATCGCAGGAAATCCATCGAAAGTGAGCATCACCTTTTGATTTTCTCTAATCAGCGGTAAGTCTACAGGTTTTACATAAATTTCTGCGATGTAATCTATCTTTTTCGGAACAATAATTCCGATGGTTTCTGCATCTTTTACAATTTCGCCAATTCCAGCTTTCGTGAGTTGTGTAATTTGTCCGTCTTGCGTAGCCAAAATGTAATACAAACCTTTTCTTACTTTATAGGTTGCCACTTGATTTTCTAATTTTGCAATGTCACCAGTGCTTCCTGCAACTTGTCCCATACTTTGGAAACGATCGCCTTCAGTTTTACTTAATTTTTCTGTATATTCTTGAATAACAGCGTTTTGTTCTATGTTTTGCGCGGCGATTTCTTGTTGAGTTTGTGCCAATTTGTTTTCCGCAGAAGTTTTCTTGGCTAGAGCATTTTGATAACTTACATTTCGTTGTTGCAACTGAGTAAGAGAAACCAAACCTTCTTCATACATTTTATTCTGACGATTAAGCTGGTCTTGAGCAATTTTTAATTCATTGTTTACCGCGATAAGTTCGGCTTGTTCTGCTTTTAACTTATTTTGTAACTGAGCAATTTTAATTTTAATTTGATTCAGTTTTAAATCTTTAGCAGCAGTAATCGCTGCAATTTGGTTTTCTGTTGTAGAAATTTTGGCATTATAGTACTCTCTAACCCCTTTTTTGGCTTGAACTTGTTCCTGAGTTCTTTCTACCAAAAGTGGGTCTAGATAATCGTCTTTAATTTCAGAAATTTGAAGAATGGTATCGCCTTTTTTGACTACATCTCCGTTTTTTACGTACCATTTGATAATTCTTCCAGGAATAGGAGAGTTGAGTTTTTGAGGTCTTTGTTCCTGATATAAAGTAGAAACATTCCCTTGAGTTTTAATATTCTGAGTCCAAGGTAAAAACATAATGAAAACAAATGCTAAAAATGTAAATAAAAACCATTTGGCAACATTTGATTTCTTATTGATATGATAAATATTTTCGAGTGATTTGAGTTGCATCGTTTTATTTTTTAGTTTCTAATAGGCCATTAATCATGTGAAAATGTTGATGTGCTTTTTGGATAAAGTCATCATCTTGAGTAACCACAATAATGGTTTTTTCCTTGGCTAATTCTTGTAAAAACGCTATCATTTTTTCTTTGATTTCTTTTGAAAGTCCATCATAAGGATCTTCTAAAATGATGATTTTATTATCCGTAGCAAGAGCTCTTAGCAGAAGGATTATTTTCTTATTGCTGTAAGAAAGTTGAGAGTTTCCATCTTGAATTTTGGTCAAAAATCCGTTGGTAAACTTAGTCCCGAAATCATCAATTCCTATTTTTTGAGCAATATGATTAATTTTTTCTACGGTTATTTTTTCATTTCCCAGTTGAATATTTTCCAGTACTGTTCCTTTGAAAACATCTATATCATCTGTGTGAATACTGATTCCTCTTCTGATTTGGTCTTGAGTTAAATTTTTAGAAGAAACATTATTGTATAAAATATGTCCAGAAGTAGGGGCGTAAATACCAGACATCAGATTGATAAGCAAAGATTTACCTGAAGAAAGCTCTCCCGAAATCACATTGATGCTGCTTGGTTGAACTTTGAAATTTAAATTTTTCAGAATATCTTCATCTCCAAAACCAAAAGAAACATTTTTAAATTCAATAGATTGAATATCATCTTTGATATGGATAATATCGCTTGTTTCATTTTCTTGTGGTAAATCGGTAACCTTCGAAAGTTTGCTGAGCGCCGTAATGACATCATAATAACTTTCTAAACTTTTAATGAGTTTTTCTACGGCGGTTAAAATGGTAAGCACTACAATTTCAGCAGCGATAAACGCGCCAATGTTTAGCTTTTGGTTGACCAATAAATAGGTTCCGATTACTAACATAACCAGTGTAATCAAAACTTTGAAGAAAATAATGGTTTTATATTGAAATAATAGAACTTTGAAATGATGCGTTCTGTAACTTAGATAATCCAGAAGTCTGTCATCCGTTTCTCTAAGGTGAAGGTTGGTATGTTTATTAGCTTTGAAAGATTTCACCGAACTGGCAATATCTTCTAACCAAGATGCGACAAAATATTTCTTATCACTTTCGATTAAACTTGTTTCTATCCCCTTTTCTGAAGTATAATTAAAAATCAAAACGACTCCTACCAATACAATTCCGCCAAAAGCTAAAAACCATGGATGATAAAAAGAGAGGAGAATAATCCCAAATAAAATATGAATAATAGCGGTAGGGATTTCAAGGAGAATTTTAGAAATTCCTTTTTGTAAATTTTGGGTGTCAAAAAAACGATTGATAAGTTCTGGTAAGTAATATTGATTGGTCTTTTCGAGTTTTATTTTTGGTAAAGTTTCCGAAAAAGAGATGGCATATTCTACGAATATTTTTTGTTGAATTTTTTCAATGATTTCCATTACTTTCACCCTGAAAAATCCTACTAACCAAGTTCCAAGAACTACAAATGCAATGAGAATATAAATAGAAGTCACCATTGTTGCACCCATCGCAAAACTGATGATGGCTTGTATTCCTAGTGGTAAACTCAACTGAACCAGACCACTTAATATGGCATAAAAGTAAATATTCAGAACATCTTTTCTTTCTTTAGTTATATACTTCAGAAGCCTTTTTCCTTGCTCTTTTGCCGTCATTGTGCTTTAAATTTTGTCAAAAGTAATGCACAAAAAAATCAATTGCAATAGCTCGCAATTGATTTTACATATTATTGTGATGAAAACCTCTATTTCAGAATATTCATAGGATTTTCTGGATTTGTTTTTTCGTAATTTTCAACAATATTGAACAGTCCATTCACCATTTGTTCAGCCGCTAAATTGCTCAGACTCAAACTTGCCGAAGAATTAGAATTTTGGTTTCCTAATAAACCTCCAAGCAAATTATTTCCTTGTAAAGCAAGATTTACACTTCTTACAATACCGTATTCATTGAGTTTCGCATCTACTTTTGGTGCAATTGCAGCCATGAGTTGTGCACTGGTTTTTTGTTTAAGATAAGCAGTTGCAGCGCCACTTCCACCTTGTGCAATTTGTTGAGCTTCTGCCGAAGTCATATCATTAATCGCATTGATTAAAATAGGTTCTGCAATCGGAGCAACAAATGCTGCAGCATCTGCAATGTAGCCTTTTTCCTTCTGAACCAAATTGCTTAATCCTAATTTTTCTAGGGTAGAATTAATGTCTTTCAGCTGTTGTGGAAGTGCAGCATTAATCAATTCATTGCCCAAGAAACTATTTTTATCTTTAAAAATTCCTAAACCTTTAGAAACGCCACCGATTAAAATCTTTTTAAGAACCGAAAGTCCTACTGTAGTGGCAATTGTCATACAAGATTGCGTGGTAGTGGTAATAATTCCCACCGAACCTAATGCTAATCCTGCTGCTAAAATATATTTTTTCATAATATTTTTTTTAAGAGAAGTTTTCAAATATCAAGCCAAAGTTACATTTTTTTTGGCGTGTATTTTTTTCCTTTGCTTTTTCCATGCAAAAAATACCGCGCTTTTCGCTGCAATTCCTCGTGAAAACTAACGCTCGCTTCGCTCGCGCCATTTTCACTGCGGGATTTTCGCTGCAATCGCTCACGCAAAACAGTTCCGAGTTTCAACATCCAACATCCAACTTCTAGCTTCTCAATATTTCAAAATTTTATCAACAGCTTCTGCCAATTCTTCATTGGGCATAAATTGGTCTTCTAGCTTTTTGTTGAATGGAATTGGTGTATCCATAGAAGCTACACGTAAAATAGGAGCGTCTAAATCCTCAAAACAATGTTCAGAAATTAATGCAGAAAGTTCCGCTCCGAAACCACAAGTTAAAGTATCTTCATGCAAAATAATCACTTTATTGCATTTTTTCACAGATTCGTAAATGGTTTCTGTATCGAGTGGAATCAACGTTCTTAAATCAACAATTTCTAAAGAAATTTCAGGATTTTTTTCTGCAAATTCTAAGGCAATGTGAACTCCTAAACCATAAGTAATAATCGTAAGTTCATTACCTTCTTTCACTGTTCTGGCTTTACCAAATGGAGTAGTGTAGAAACCTTCAGGTACTTTGCCTTTCAGACTTCTGTATAATTTTTTATGTTCGAAAAACAATACTGGATTTGGATCTTCAAAACTTTGAATCAATAAACCTTTTGCGTCATCTGGAAACGCAGGATAGGCAATTTTTAGTCCTGGAGTTTTGGTAAACCAAGCTTCATTGCTTTGAGAGTGAAAAGGTCCCGCTCCAGTTCCTGCTCCAGTTGGCATTCTTACCACTACATCAGCATTTTGGTTCCATCTGTAATGGGTTTTTGCCAAGTTATTGATGATTTGATTGAAGCCTTCCGTTACAAAATCTGCGAACTGCATTTCTACCATAGATTTGTAGCCATTAATGCTGAGTCCCAAACCAGAACCTACAATTGCAGCTTCGCACAATGGTGTATTTCTCACTCTTTTT contains the following coding sequences:
- a CDS encoding HlyD family secretion protein, with the translated sequence MQLKSLENIYHINKKSNVAKWFLFTFLAFVFIMFLPWTQNIKTQGNVSTLYQEQRPQKLNSPIPGRIIKWYVKNGDVVKKGDTILQISEIKDDYLDPLLVERTQEQVQAKKGVREYYNAKISTTENQIAAITAAKDLKLNQIKIKIAQLQNKLKAEQAELIAVNNELKIAQDQLNRQNKMYEEGLVSLTQLQQRNVSYQNALAKKTSAENKLAQTQQEIAAQNIEQNAVIQEYTEKLSKTEGDRFQSMGQVAGSTGDIAKLENQVATYKVRKGLYYILATQDGQITQLTKAGIGEIVKDAETIGIIVPKKIDYIAEIYVKPVDLPLIRENQKVMLTFDGFPAIVFSGWPNSSYGTFSGKIIAVENSISENGLFKAIVAEDKTQKRWPPNMKIGTGASGIAILNDVPIWYEIWRNINGFPPDYYQVNTQKNEKK
- a CDS encoding DUF4197 family protein, producing MKKYILAAGLALGSVGIITTTTQSCMTIATTVGLSVLKKILIGGVSKGLGIFKDKNSFLGNELINAALPQQLKDINSTLEKLGLSNLVQKEKGYIADAAAFVAPIAEPILINAINDMTSAEAQQIAQGGSGAATAYLKQKTSAQLMAAIAPKVDAKLNEYGIVRSVNLALQGNNLLGGLLGNQNSNSSASLSLSNLAAEQMVNGLFNIVENYEKTNPENPMNILK
- a CDS encoding peptidase domain-containing ABC transporter, which produces MTAKEQGKRLLKYITKERKDVLNIYFYAILSGLVQLSLPLGIQAIISFAMGATMVTSIYILIAFVVLGTWLVGFFRVKVMEIIEKIQQKIFVEYAISFSETLPKIKLEKTNQYYLPELINRFFDTQNLQKGISKILLEIPTAIIHILFGIILLSFYHPWFLAFGGIVLVGVVLIFNYTSEKGIETSLIESDKKYFVASWLEDIASSVKSFKANKHTNLHLRETDDRLLDYLSYRTHHFKVLLFQYKTIIFFKVLITLVMLVIGTYLLVNQKLNIGAFIAAEIVVLTILTAVEKLIKSLESYYDVITALSKLSKVTDLPQENETSDIIHIKDDIQSIEFKNVSFGFGDEDILKNLNFKVQPSSINVISGELSSGKSLLINLMSGIYAPTSGHILYNNVSSKNLTQDQIRRGISIHTDDIDVFKGTVLENIQLGNEKITVEKINHIAQKIGIDDFGTKFTNGFLTKIQDGNSQLSYSNKKIILLLRALATDNKIIILEDPYDGLSKEIKEKMIAFLQELAKEKTIIVVTQDDDFIQKAHQHFHMINGLLETKK